From one Microbacter margulisiae genomic stretch:
- a CDS encoding helicase — MNTIPDALNDRENIRLHKIKYGAMGKSDLLMLLKKSGIKLNEHADALFSSDRFMVSAVKQQAMLLELSVMDLGLPGGGTIQEIEKHARQHGLRECPLEIAPHFRLQYTDQNEKEETRRNKAPLGSVTVFSKPLTEEDDFPKGFYLRRIEGELWLRGYVCPKDHVWSPEDRFVFMMDKIQDEEFTPRRSAGND; from the coding sequence ATGAATACAATTCCAGATGCGCTTAACGACCGAGAGAATATTCGCTTGCATAAAATCAAATATGGAGCCATGGGCAAAAGCGATCTGCTGATGCTGTTAAAAAAGTCAGGCATTAAACTCAATGAGCATGCCGATGCGCTTTTTTCCAGCGACCGTTTCATGGTTTCGGCGGTAAAACAGCAGGCCATGTTGCTTGAACTCTCTGTGATGGATCTTGGCCTTCCCGGCGGAGGAACCATACAGGAGATTGAAAAGCATGCCCGGCAGCATGGACTCCGGGAATGTCCGCTTGAAATAGCACCGCATTTCCGCCTCCAATATACCGATCAAAACGAAAAAGAAGAAACCCGGCGCAACAAAGCCCCGTTGGGATCGGTTACCGTCTTCTCCAAACCGCTGACAGAGGAAGATGATTTCCCAAAAGGATTCTATTTGCGCCGCATTGAAGGAGAACTGTGGTTGCGGGGATATGTTTGCCCGAAAGATCATGTGTGGAGCCCTGAAGATCGTTTCGTCTTCATGATGGATAAAATCCAGGATGAAGAATTCACACCCCGAAGAAGCGCTGGGAATGATTAG
- a CDS encoding FecR family protein yields the protein MQKEEYIIDELIAKWLSKEIGAEEKQFLLQWIQESAENKAYFDQMKNIWQISHPAFHPASIDTEQAMSNVMNRIETRKWTKMPVIVWWQRIAAILLLPILLIAGYVLTTHPLPYNNQPTAMVYQEISSPFGVTSKINLPDGSVVWLNSGSKLKFPIAFVGKERNVYLSGEAYFQVHSDKQHPFIVETKHLNVTATGTQFDVESYSSDTIISVTLIKGVVNVNMGKNQKIILHPSQHLVFNAISNQYNKMTTDIQEWELWKDGILAFREEPLGEVFKRIGRAFNVDIIITDASVARQPYRATFKNESLDEILQLLQQTAPIQYKVIGRNNLGNNYYSKEKIEVLKAN from the coding sequence ATGCAAAAAGAGGAATACATAATAGACGAACTGATAGCCAAATGGCTTTCGAAAGAAATTGGAGCCGAAGAAAAACAATTTTTGCTTCAATGGATACAGGAAAGCGCTGAAAACAAAGCATATTTCGACCAGATGAAAAATATTTGGCAAATCAGTCATCCTGCATTTCATCCTGCGAGTATCGATACGGAACAAGCCATGTCAAACGTGATGAATCGCATTGAAACCCGCAAATGGACAAAAATGCCAGTTATTGTCTGGTGGCAAAGGATTGCAGCCATTCTGCTTTTGCCTATATTGCTAATAGCTGGCTATGTGCTGACTACGCACCCGTTGCCATACAATAATCAACCAACAGCTATGGTTTATCAGGAAATTAGTTCTCCTTTCGGAGTGACTTCGAAAATAAATCTCCCAGATGGCTCTGTCGTATGGCTAAATTCAGGAAGTAAATTGAAATTCCCTATTGCTTTTGTAGGTAAAGAACGAAATGTTTACCTTTCCGGAGAAGCTTATTTTCAGGTACATTCCGACAAACAGCATCCTTTCATTGTAGAGACCAAACATTTAAATGTGACAGCTACTGGGACACAATTCGATGTTGAGTCCTACTCTTCTGACACGATTATATCGGTAACTCTTATAAAAGGCGTTGTCAATGTAAATATGGGTAAGAATCAAAAAATTATACTACATCCCAGCCAGCATTTGGTATTCAATGCAATATCGAATCAGTACAATAAAATGACAACAGATATTCAGGAATGGGAATTATGGAAAGACGGTATATTGGCATTCAGAGAAGAACCATTGGGGGAAGTATTTAAGAGAATCGGCAGAGCATTTAATGTAGATATTATAATTACAGATGCAAGTGTCGCCCGTCAGCCATACAGAGCTACTTTTAAGAATGAATCTCTCGATGAAATCTTACAGCTTTTACAACAGACAGCGCCCATCCAATATAAAGTAATAGGAAGAAATAATCTTGGCAATAACTACTATAGCAAAGAAAAAATAGAGGTACTTAAAGCTAACTAA
- a CDS encoding IS4 family transposase: MLETDFTRNRKQSFHSAIVFMINFLTKSLSVEITNFISFIKYNMPGASINGITKSAFVQYRKKIKPEVFKSLSDSLIEEFYTDNDASIKLWNGFRLLAIDGSRLVLPDTQELESIYGKTRNQSETGVVQARISVLYDVLNRFAIDGVLAPLSTGESVLALNHLVFAKANDLIIYDRGYPSFNLIYEHFEKGVDFLIRVKADFSNLTREFYQSGLQSAIARMQPGKNIKLSDKQYSKNAFKEVRLVRVELPDGEIEILITSLFDSKKYPVSLFKELYFLRWGVETFYDELKNKIKIEHFSGYSEHCILQDFYAALFVSNVQSLIVGDINDELAKESTKYQYQYQYKVNSNLSYGFLKDRIILLFFSEKDMDEIVSELKALFKKHTIPIRPNRRFERDTDKYRKRGKPKLLKNNKNTF; the protein is encoded by the coding sequence ATGTTAGAGACAGATTTTACAAGAAACAGGAAGCAATCATTTCATAGTGCTATTGTCTTTATGATAAATTTTCTCACTAAAAGTCTTTCGGTTGAGATAACTAACTTTATTAGTTTCATAAAGTACAATATGCCTGGTGCTTCGATAAATGGTATTACAAAAAGTGCTTTTGTACAGTATCGAAAAAAAATAAAACCTGAAGTATTTAAGTCACTTTCAGATAGTTTGATTGAGGAGTTTTATACAGACAATGATGCATCGATAAAGCTCTGGAATGGATTTAGGTTGTTGGCTATTGATGGGTCAAGATTGGTTTTGCCCGATACACAGGAGTTAGAAAGCATTTATGGTAAGACCAGAAATCAATCTGAAACCGGGGTGGTACAGGCCAGAATATCGGTATTGTACGATGTTTTGAATCGGTTTGCCATAGATGGTGTTTTAGCTCCACTGTCAACTGGAGAGAGTGTTTTGGCGTTGAATCATTTGGTTTTTGCAAAAGCTAACGACTTGATTATTTACGATAGAGGTTATCCTTCTTTCAATTTGATTTATGAGCATTTTGAAAAAGGAGTAGATTTTCTCATTCGGGTTAAAGCTGATTTTAGTAACCTCACCCGGGAATTTTACCAGAGTGGACTACAGTCAGCTATTGCTCGAATGCAACCTGGAAAGAACATAAAACTGTCGGATAAACAGTATTCGAAGAATGCATTCAAAGAAGTTCGGTTGGTTCGGGTTGAACTACCTGATGGAGAAATAGAAATACTAATAACTTCTTTGTTTGATTCAAAAAAATATCCAGTCTCTTTATTTAAAGAACTGTATTTTTTAAGGTGGGGAGTAGAAACATTTTATGATGAATTGAAGAACAAGATAAAAATAGAACATTTTTCAGGCTATTCAGAGCATTGTATATTGCAGGATTTTTATGCAGCCTTATTTGTGTCAAACGTTCAGAGTTTAATCGTTGGAGACATAAATGATGAATTAGCCAAAGAGTCAACCAAATATCAATATCAATATCAATACAAAGTCAATAGCAATTTATCATACGGCTTTCTCAAAGACAGGATAATTTTATTGTTTTTCTCGGAAAAGGATATGGACGAAATAGTATCAGAACTCAAAGCGTTGTTTAAAAAACACACAATACCAATACGACCAAATAGAAGATTTGAAAGAGATACTGACAAATACAGAAAAAGAGGTAAACCGAAGTTGCTGAAAAACAATAAAAATACTTTCTGA
- a CDS encoding LuxR C-terminal-related transcriptional regulator has protein sequence MAKIIIPYFEKNSEKGDVFIFNTMHSLIKKFEQLVSEYECEVTPEMEAKWEGIRHALEVSARHVDRHSTVFDLHEGSYRIHPFMEEGLTSTKQIMKRILDKTHPDDRFHAIDTELKGYEYLQSMPPGQCNNFRLSYQRRYIDHEGNYQICLHSSVVLLTDVAQKPWLILTHTEKWYNPKLERFNPMRQCLPFPPRGIPHPFYAFKKRSCFTSREKQIMKLKEKGYSINGIASMLDIDINTVKTHLSNLLKKINGDRPKNCVNRNKCLFL, from the coding sequence GTGGCAAAGATAATTATCCCGTATTTTGAAAAAAATAGCGAAAAGGGTGATGTTTTTATATTTAATACTATGCATTCATTGATAAAAAAATTTGAACAACTGGTGTCAGAGTACGAATGTGAGGTGACGCCCGAAATGGAAGCAAAATGGGAAGGGATACGCCATGCATTGGAAGTGTCGGCACGCCATGTAGACCGCCACAGCACAGTATTTGACCTGCATGAGGGGAGCTACCGGATCCATCCGTTTATGGAAGAGGGATTGACCTCGACAAAGCAGATTATGAAACGAATTCTGGATAAAACGCACCCCGACGACAGGTTCCATGCTATTGATACCGAGCTGAAAGGCTACGAATACCTGCAATCCATGCCACCGGGGCAATGCAACAATTTCCGGCTTTCATACCAGAGGCGTTATATCGACCATGAAGGCAACTATCAGATATGTCTCCATTCGTCTGTGGTACTGTTGACGGATGTGGCACAAAAGCCATGGCTGATCCTGACCCATACCGAAAAATGGTATAACCCGAAACTGGAGCGGTTCAACCCGATGCGGCAGTGCCTGCCTTTTCCGCCGCGAGGGATACCTCACCCGTTTTATGCCTTCAAAAAACGGTCATGCTTCACCTCGCGCGAAAAACAAATAATGAAACTCAAGGAAAAGGGCTACTCCATCAACGGGATTGCCTCGATGCTGGATATTGACATCAACACCGTGAAAACACACCTGAGCAATTTGCTGAAAAAGATCAATGGAGACCGTCCAAAAAACTGTGTAAATAGAAATAAATGCTTATTTTTATAA
- the tnpA gene encoding IS200/IS605 family transposase, translated as MANTYTQLYVQFVFSVKDRENLIKEKFRNELEKEICGIISNNKSKTYAIYCNPDHTHVFVGMHPAISPSKLMEQVKSGSSNWMNEKKVIPGKFSWQDGFGAFTYSKSHIDKVVKYILNQPKHHRKQSFREEYLSFLEKFEVDYDPNYLFEWYAND; from the coding sequence ATGGCAAATACATACACCCAACTTTACGTACAATTCGTTTTTTCTGTCAAAGACAGGGAAAATCTGATCAAAGAAAAATTCAGGAATGAATTGGAAAAGGAAATATGTGGCATTATTTCCAACAATAAATCAAAAACTTATGCTATTTATTGCAATCCCGATCATACGCATGTTTTCGTGGGGATGCACCCTGCAATATCTCCTTCAAAACTGATGGAACAGGTAAAATCAGGTTCATCAAACTGGATGAATGAGAAAAAAGTTATTCCGGGAAAATTCTCCTGGCAAGATGGTTTTGGTGCATTTACCTACTCCAAATCACATATTGACAAAGTGGTGAAATACATCCTAAACCAACCTAAGCATCATAGAAAGCAATCATTTCGGGAGGAATACCTATCGTTCCTGGAAAAATTTGAGGTTGATTATGATCCTAACTATCTTTTTGAATGGTATGCCAATGATTAG
- a CDS encoding IS256 family transposase — MKKQKSVLSKLSAEDEALFSQLPTDFFKGFKTMQDINGFMDKLFKRGVEKMLESELSEHLGYDKHSVKGNGSGNSRNGKTRKLVKSSSGEIIIEVPRDRQGEFNPIVLPKRQKVIDKIESVVISLYARGMSTRDIEAQIKDIYGVTISSSSISNITDQVMSDVEAWQTRPLDDTYLIVWLDGIRIKVRSGGKIISKSVYLIIGLNTNGHREVISMWINETESASFWMNVLDDLKKRGVKDILIACSDNLKGLTQAIQAVFPETVTQLCIVHQIRNTMNYIGTKEKRSFMHDLQQVYQARNLDAAGEAFAELETKWGEKYPYAIKSWIANWENLTAYFTYPAEIRKIIYTTNVIENLNRSIRKYTKNKLMFPDDQAMKKAVYLAIQQASISWSAKVSNWPLIANQFMILYPDRANISDTSLRIK, encoded by the coding sequence ATGAAAAAGCAGAAATCAGTATTATCAAAATTGAGTGCAGAAGATGAGGCACTTTTCTCCCAGTTACCAACAGATTTTTTCAAGGGTTTCAAGACCATGCAAGACATAAATGGTTTTATGGATAAGCTATTTAAGCGGGGAGTAGAAAAGATGTTAGAAAGTGAGTTGAGCGAACATCTTGGCTACGACAAGCACTCAGTCAAAGGAAATGGCAGTGGGAACTCTCGTAATGGAAAAACCCGCAAGTTAGTAAAGAGCAGTAGTGGAGAAATAATTATAGAGGTTCCCCGCGATCGTCAGGGTGAGTTTAATCCCATCGTTTTGCCCAAGCGTCAAAAAGTAATAGACAAGATAGAAAGCGTTGTGATTTCTTTGTATGCACGAGGCATGTCGACTCGTGACATAGAAGCTCAGATAAAAGACATTTATGGTGTCACTATCAGTTCTTCGTCCATATCCAATATCACAGATCAGGTAATGAGCGATGTAGAAGCCTGGCAAACCCGTCCATTGGATGATACTTATCTGATTGTTTGGTTAGATGGTATTCGTATCAAAGTTCGTTCAGGAGGTAAGATAATAAGTAAAAGCGTTTATCTGATTATCGGTTTAAATACCAATGGACATAGAGAAGTTATTAGTATGTGGATCAATGAAACTGAATCGGCTTCATTTTGGATGAACGTGTTGGATGATTTGAAGAAACGAGGGGTGAAAGATATTTTAATTGCCTGTTCAGATAATCTGAAAGGGCTAACCCAGGCTATTCAGGCTGTGTTTCCGGAAACAGTAACACAATTATGTATTGTTCATCAGATAAGAAACACGATGAACTATATTGGGACAAAGGAAAAACGGAGTTTTATGCATGATCTTCAACAAGTGTATCAGGCCCGAAACTTAGATGCTGCTGGGGAAGCTTTTGCTGAATTGGAAACTAAATGGGGAGAGAAATATCCTTATGCCATTAAATCCTGGATTGCAAATTGGGAAAATCTGACAGCCTATTTTACCTATCCAGCCGAAATACGAAAGATTATCTATACCACTAATGTGATTGAAAATCTAAATCGAAGCATACGCAAATACACCAAAAATAAATTGATGTTTCCTGATGATCAGGCAATGAAAAAAGCAGTGTATCTGGCGATCCAACAAGCCTCAATATCTTGGAGTGCAAAAGTTTCCAACTGGCCATTGATTGCCAATCAGTTTATGATTTTATATCCTGATAGAGCAAATATTAGTGACACTAGTTTAAGAATAAAATAA
- a CDS encoding RNA polymerase sigma-70 factor encodes MNEEHYLLAELGQGNKEAFSLLFRKYYKDMVLFGGNYLYDKTRCEDIVQTIFAQLWENRETLVIETSLKSFLLRSVRNGCIDELRHRQSIREHESYTEAFGPLGDLDTENYILYSDLQAHLDEALDKLPEAYKQAFVMNRFDGLKYKEIALKLEISERTVEVRIGKAIGLLRHHLKDFLILILVILSLNKL; translated from the coding sequence ATGAATGAAGAGCACTACTTGCTAGCAGAGCTTGGACAGGGAAACAAAGAAGCGTTTTCCCTATTGTTCAGGAAATACTATAAAGACATGGTTCTGTTTGGCGGCAATTACTTGTATGATAAAACCCGTTGCGAGGATATTGTCCAAACCATCTTCGCGCAATTGTGGGAAAACCGGGAAACATTAGTAATAGAGACTTCGTTAAAATCCTTCTTACTCCGGTCAGTCAGGAATGGCTGCATTGATGAATTACGCCACAGGCAAAGCATCAGGGAACATGAATCATATACGGAAGCTTTTGGGCCGCTTGGCGATCTGGATACAGAGAACTACATCTTATACTCCGATTTACAGGCACATCTGGATGAAGCTCTGGATAAATTACCCGAAGCCTACAAGCAAGCATTTGTAATGAATCGTTTTGACGGTTTAAAATATAAGGAAATAGCACTAAAACTGGAGATTTCGGAACGAACAGTGGAAGTTCGTATCGGCAAAGCCATTGGATTGCTGAGACATCACCTGAAAGATTTTCTCATCCTAATCCTTGTCATTCTTTCTCTTAATAAATTATAA
- a CDS encoding fibronectin type III domain-containing protein, protein MKATVIEESLTDNPNFPTLATEVPLIKGLNDQLATAIIKAKDGGHQDVFNKNEARKALEAQLKSTGLLVQNVSKGDESLILSAGYDVNKTPLPIGPLPKPENLKAKAGDNHGSLIVSWNVIPGAYLYEVEYMESPVTATSVRMHVSCSKHSVTIDNLTPGKMYSIFVAGAGSDPRRVWSDELTSYIM, encoded by the coding sequence GTGAAAGCGACGGTCATTGAGGAGAGTCTTACCGACAATCCCAATTTTCCGACGCTTGCCACCGAGGTGCCTCTCATCAAGGGCCTGAATGACCAGCTTGCAACTGCAATCATTAAGGCAAAAGATGGAGGGCATCAGGATGTGTTTAACAAAAATGAAGCCCGCAAGGCTTTGGAGGCGCAACTGAAGTCAACAGGCCTGCTGGTGCAAAATGTCAGCAAAGGCGACGAGTCGCTGATCCTGAGCGCGGGCTATGATGTAAACAAAACGCCTTTGCCGATAGGCCCGCTTCCTAAGCCGGAAAACCTGAAGGCAAAGGCCGGCGACAACCATGGAAGCCTTATCGTAAGCTGGAATGTGATACCGGGTGCTTACCTTTATGAGGTAGAATACATGGAATCGCCTGTGACAGCAACCAGTGTCCGCATGCACGTTTCGTGCAGCAAACACAGTGTGACTATTGATAACCTGACCCCGGGGAAAATGTACAGCATTTTCGTGGCAGGGGCCGGCTCCGACCCGCGGCGGGTGTGGAGCGACGAACTGACCAGTTACATTATGTAA
- a CDS encoding TonB-dependent receptor — MKHKNYYKNITFCRIFFIRSGIMIALCLLLQAIGIKTYAQTATVTLIFKNSTIEQVINAIESQTPYHFLFNQEDINVSHKVSINVKKQNINDVLVQLFKGTDIDFQIEGKQIVLILKSKKTVSRTEGIHEITGKVIDAKGQPLPGVTVIIQGTTKGTITDANGYYSLGNVSSEQTLEFSFVGMQKSMALVGNRSVINVTMSEATTGLNEVVVVGYGTQIKKVMTGATVQVKGDDLQKLNTVSAMDALQGTTPGVSITKTDAQPGDGTKVYIRGIGTINNATPLYVVDGVVVSNIDYLSPSDIQSIDVLKDATAAIYGSRAANGVILVTTKQGRGKQKPSISYDGYYGVQNLYKKEQVLNAQQYLTIIQEARVNSGLLPFTNDYIIQNVPDGQSFLDGTNKGTNWLDAITNNNAPIQSHALNITGGNDMSIYSIGLSYVSQDGILGKPVASHYDRYNFRINSDHKLITNKERAILKIGETLNYDYSEKSGIAISDGFYNDISDCINACPFMPVYDESGNYSSVLLGWDSSGSNPIGLMVARGHNLQKTHNLIGNIYFEVQPIKNLIWRSVFSYNVYAGSYRSYAPAYDFGPRSISPYDITSQSMSVGLGWTWDNTVSYKYSVAKNNFSILAGTSAERDGLGESISGSNGGSIFNSFQYAYLINNPTIYNNGETTLTGSPWGKSGILSYFGRLNYDYNNTYLLQGIIRADGSSNFDIGHRWGTFPAFSAGWVMTNEPFMKNINWLDFLKIRGSWGKNGNQAISPFQYLTTISSGAKYFYGTDKVTPSIGAYPSIVPNPNVTWETSNQTDFGFDANLLSNRLTLTFDWYNKITKNWLVQAPLEEVYGTNAPYINGGDIDNRGYEIALGWRSEIGKLKYNINANIAFNHNRVIRIANSEGIIEGQYDFYGNNDTWYRAQVGYPIGYFYGYKTDGIFQTEADVQAYINSKTGKEIMPNAVPGDVKFVDLNGNGVIDSNDRTEIGDPHPHYTYGVTANLEYKGFDFSVVGVGVSGNQIVDAMDYSSIMDLYSNYTAAVLNRWHGPGTSNYYPRVVSGASINTQYFSDLYMKSGAYFRISNITLGYDFKQLLPMIPLQQIRFYVTIQNLHTFTKYPGMDPEVGYAPDGWSQGIDIGNYPSPRTIMIGASLKF, encoded by the coding sequence ATGAAACACAAAAACTATTACAAAAACATTACTTTCTGCCGGATATTTTTTATCCGATCGGGTATAATGATTGCACTATGTTTATTGTTGCAAGCGATAGGTATTAAAACATACGCTCAAACCGCTACAGTAACATTAATTTTTAAAAATTCCACAATAGAGCAAGTCATTAATGCCATTGAATCTCAAACTCCGTACCATTTTCTTTTCAATCAGGAAGATATCAATGTAAGCCACAAAGTGAGCATAAATGTCAAAAAACAGAATATCAATGATGTTCTTGTTCAGCTTTTTAAGGGAACAGATATTGACTTTCAAATTGAAGGAAAACAAATTGTACTCATTCTTAAGTCAAAAAAAACTGTTTCAAGAACAGAAGGTATTCATGAAATTACAGGAAAAGTAATTGATGCTAAAGGTCAACCTTTGCCAGGAGTAACTGTGATAATTCAGGGTACTACCAAAGGAACGATTACCGATGCTAATGGGTATTATTCTTTGGGAAATGTTTCTTCCGAACAAACACTAGAATTTTCGTTTGTAGGCATGCAGAAAAGCATGGCTTTAGTAGGGAATCGGAGTGTGATTAATGTAACAATGTCTGAAGCTACTACTGGATTGAATGAAGTAGTGGTTGTTGGTTATGGCACTCAAATAAAAAAGGTCATGACTGGAGCAACAGTACAGGTGAAAGGAGATGACCTACAAAAATTGAATACAGTTTCGGCAATGGATGCACTCCAGGGAACTACGCCAGGAGTTTCTATTACTAAAACTGATGCACAACCTGGTGACGGAACAAAAGTATACATACGCGGTATTGGCACAATTAATAACGCTACACCACTTTATGTAGTAGATGGTGTAGTGGTTAGTAATATTGATTATTTGTCTCCATCAGATATTCAGAGCATAGACGTATTAAAAGATGCTACTGCAGCAATTTATGGATCACGGGCAGCAAACGGAGTTATTTTAGTTACAACCAAACAAGGGAGAGGAAAACAAAAGCCTTCCATTAGCTATGATGGTTATTATGGAGTACAGAATCTTTACAAAAAAGAGCAAGTACTCAATGCCCAACAATATTTAACTATTATTCAAGAAGCACGAGTTAATTCAGGATTGCTACCTTTTACAAACGATTATATCATACAAAACGTGCCTGATGGACAAAGTTTTTTAGATGGAACCAATAAAGGGACAAATTGGCTAGATGCAATTACTAATAATAATGCACCTATTCAAAGTCATGCTCTTAACATTACAGGAGGGAATGACATGTCCATCTATTCTATAGGGCTTTCATATGTATCGCAAGATGGTATTTTAGGGAAACCAGTTGCTTCTCACTATGATCGATATAACTTTCGAATTAATAGTGATCATAAGTTAATTACAAATAAAGAGAGAGCTATACTAAAAATAGGAGAGACTCTCAATTATGATTATAGTGAAAAAAGTGGAATTGCAATTAGTGATGGTTTTTATAATGACATCTCAGATTGTATTAATGCTTGTCCTTTTATGCCCGTATACGATGAATCAGGGAATTATTCTTCTGTTCTTCTTGGCTGGGATTCCAGTGGAAGTAACCCTATTGGACTAATGGTTGCTCGTGGCCATAATCTGCAAAAAACGCATAATTTGATAGGCAATATCTATTTTGAAGTTCAACCAATAAAAAATTTAATTTGGCGTAGTGTGTTTAGTTACAATGTATATGCTGGAAGCTATCGTTCATACGCTCCTGCATACGATTTTGGACCAAGATCTATAAGTCCATACGATATTACTAGCCAAAGTATGTCAGTAGGGCTTGGCTGGACATGGGACAATACCGTTTCATATAAATATTCTGTTGCTAAAAATAACTTTTCCATTTTAGCAGGAACGTCTGCTGAGCGTGATGGCTTAGGAGAATCTATAAGTGGTTCAAATGGCGGTAGCATATTTAATTCTTTTCAATATGCTTATTTGATCAATAATCCTACTATTTATAATAATGGAGAAACTACATTAACTGGTTCACCCTGGGGAAAGAGTGGCATCCTTTCTTACTTTGGACGTTTGAATTACGATTACAATAATACTTATCTTTTACAAGGAATTATACGTGCCGATGGATCATCCAATTTTGATATTGGACATCGATGGGGCACATTTCCTGCTTTTTCTGCCGGATGGGTTATGACAAATGAGCCATTTATGAAAAATATTAATTGGCTAGATTTTTTGAAAATTCGTGGAAGTTGGGGAAAGAATGGAAATCAAGCGATTTCTCCTTTTCAATACCTGACAACTATTTCTTCTGGTGCTAAATATTTCTATGGAACGGACAAAGTTACACCCTCTATTGGAGCTTACCCCTCCATCGTTCCAAACCCAAATGTAACGTGGGAAACATCCAATCAAACTGATTTTGGCTTTGATGCTAACTTGCTATCTAATCGATTAACATTAACATTTGATTGGTATAATAAAATTACTAAGAACTGGTTGGTACAAGCACCTTTAGAAGAAGTCTACGGCACGAATGCTCCTTATATTAATGGCGGTGATATCGACAACCGTGGATACGAAATTGCTTTAGGATGGAGAAGCGAAATTGGAAAATTGAAATACAACATCAACGCAAATATCGCTTTTAATCATAACCGTGTTATTCGAATTGCAAATAGCGAAGGCATCATCGAAGGACAGTATGATTTTTACGGGAATAACGACACATGGTACAGAGCACAAGTAGGTTATCCTATTGGCTATTTTTATGGGTACAAAACAGATGGCATCTTTCAAACGGAAGCTGATGTACAAGCATATATAAATTCCAAAACAGGGAAAGAAATTATGCCCAATGCCGTTCCAGGCGATGTTAAATTTGTCGATTTGAACGGAAATGGAGTCATAGACAGCAATGACCGGACAGAAATTGGAGATCCACACCCGCATTATACCTATGGAGTTACTGCGAATCTGGAATACAAAGGATTTGACTTTTCTGTAGTAGGAGTAGGAGTAAGCGGAAATCAAATTGTTGATGCAATGGATTACTCAAGTATAATGGATTTATATAGCAACTATACGGCTGCTGTTTTAAATCGTTGGCATGGGCCTGGCACATCTAATTATTATCCGCGTGTAGTATCAGGGGCTAGCATCAACACCCAATACTTCTCCGATTTGTACATGAAGAGCGGTGCTTATTTTCGCATTTCAAATATCACATTAGGCTATGATTTCAAACAATTATTGCCCATGATTCCTTTGCAACAAATTCGCTTTTATGTAACCATTCAAAATTTACACACTTTTACCAAATACCCTGGAATGGATCCAGAAGTAGGATATGCTCCTGATGGATGGTCACAAGGTATAGACATTGGTAATTATCCTTCGCCAAGAACGATAATGATTGGCGCAAGTCTTAAATTTTAA